Proteins encoded by one window of Amaranthus tricolor cultivar Red isolate AtriRed21 chromosome 4, ASM2621246v1, whole genome shotgun sequence:
- the LOC130810625 gene encoding AUGMIN subunit 7, whose amino-acid sequence MAAKQMEEIQKKLTMLNYPRANAPAQSLLFAGMERYALLEWLFFRLLGDKSPFSQQNLQGDGVDRDEETSRIQYLAEIAKFLGITTVVDTEVIQGRGSYEDRTEMLRLIVDLVEASIYADNPDWSVDEQVMKDIQLIDAIAEKQAQIFSEECKLFPADVQIQSIYPLPEISDLESKLSELSKKLLTLQQNVDDLASKHAYNPDEDYAEAERKLRSHLQSFLETARSFNVIYTKEIRPWTHMMEVPQLHGFGPAANRLLEAYKMLLKFLGNLRNLRDSHDAVKAGSSETVNGEPSSVVRIISECESSLTLLNRDLGILSASIARERGELTS is encoded by the exons ATGGCGGCGAAACAAATGGAAGAAATTCAAAAGAAGTTGACAATGTTGAATTATCCACGAGCTAATGCGCCTGCTCAGTCTTTACTTTTCGCTGGAATGGAACGTTATGCGCTTCTTGAATGGCTTTTCTTCAG GTTATTGGGCGACAAGTCACCATTCTCTCAACAAAATCTGCAAGGAGATGGTGTTGATCGTGACGAAGAGACTTCTCGCATTCAAT ATTTGGCAGAAATTGCCAAGTTTCTTGGAATTACAACAGTAGTGGATACAGAGGTCATCCAA GGACGTGGAAGTTATGAAGACAGAACAGAAATGCTTAGGCTTATAGTAGATCTTGTTGAAGCCAGCATCTATGCTGATAACCCTGATTGGAG TGTTGATGAACAAGTGATGAAGGACATACAACTAATTGATGCCATTGCGGAAAAACAAGCGCAAATTTTTTCTGAAGAGTGTAAATTGTTTCCTGCAGATGTGCAGATTCAATCCATATATCCATT GCCAGAAATTTCGGATTTGGAATCAAAATTATCAGAGCTATCAAAAAAACTCCTGACTCTCCAACAAAATGTTGATGATTTGGCATCAAAG CATGCTTATAATCCTGATGAAGATTATGCAGAAGCAGAAAGAAAGCTACGTTCACATTTGCAGTCTTTTCTAGAAACAGCCAGATCTTTCAATGTGATTTATACTAAG GAGATACGCCCTTGGACGCACATGATGGAGGTACCTCAGCTTCATGGTTTCGGTCCCGCAGCAAATAGGTTACTAGAAGCCTATAAAATGTTGTTGAAG TTCCTAGGAAACTTGAGGAATCTTCGAGATTCACATGATGCAGTGAAGGCTGGGTCATCCGAGACAGTTAATGGTGAACCTTCTTCTGTTGTGAGGATAATATCTGAGTGTGAGTCTTCTCTCACACTGCTGAATCGAGATCTAGGTATACTTTCTGCTTCCATTGCTCGTGAACGGGGTGAACTGACTTCATAG